The following are encoded together in the Candidatus Methylomirabilis oxygeniifera genome:
- a CDS encoding Conserved hypothetical protein; putative mxaR, involved in methanol dehydrogenase (Evidence 4 : Homologs of previously reported genes of unknown function), translating into MSDETLLADWAGYARNLEAALHRCILGLDRPIRLILAAVFARGHVMLEGDVGVGKTTLLRAVARGLGGAFERIEGTIDLMPTDLIYYSHVDWDGRPRIDPGCLLKHGEELSIFFFNEVNRARPQVHSLLLRIMAERSVTAFNREYRFPHLLVFADRNRLEKEETFEIPSAARDRFLMELSIEIPEDPSILRSLMIEPRFHDIETLIEAIPPAIVPFRQLYEVSAVIQRTIHVSPDLERYALELWCATRDPGAYGIRLEGVEMDRLLLAGASPRGMSMMLRAARVMAWLFDRSMVVPEDIQEVFIETVAHRLCFQPIYEIRRSQLARELLSKIIRTIAAP; encoded by the coding sequence ATGTCAGACGAAACGCTACTGGCTGACTGGGCGGGATATGCCAGGAATCTCGAGGCGGCACTGCACCGATGCATTCTGGGATTGGATCGTCCGATCAGGCTGATCCTGGCAGCGGTCTTTGCGCGGGGCCATGTTATGCTGGAGGGTGATGTCGGCGTGGGGAAGACGACGCTGCTCCGCGCCGTGGCGAGGGGTCTTGGCGGTGCCTTCGAGCGGATCGAAGGCACCATCGACCTGATGCCCACCGATCTCATCTACTACAGCCATGTCGACTGGGATGGCCGACCCCGCATCGATCCAGGATGTCTCCTGAAGCACGGTGAAGAGCTCTCGATCTTCTTTTTCAACGAGGTCAACCGAGCGCGACCACAGGTTCACTCTCTGCTGCTTCGGATCATGGCCGAGCGTTCGGTGACCGCTTTCAATCGAGAGTATCGGTTCCCTCACCTGCTGGTCTTTGCCGACCGGAATCGGCTGGAAAAGGAGGAGACGTTCGAGATCCCTTCGGCCGCGCGGGATCGTTTCTTGATGGAGCTGTCGATCGAGATCCCGGAGGATCCATCTATCCTGCGATCACTCATGATCGAGCCGAGATTCCACGATATCGAGACTCTCATTGAAGCAATCCCGCCGGCCATCGTCCCGTTCCGACAGCTTTACGAAGTCTCTGCCGTGATCCAGCGGACCATTCATGTCAGTCCCGACCTCGAGCGCTATGCGCTTGAGCTGTGGTGTGCGACACGCGATCCGGGCGCATACGGGATCAGGCTTGAGGGGGTCGAGATGGACCGGCTGCTGCTCGCGGGCGCAAGCCCGCGCGGGATGAGCATGATGCTGCGCGCAGCCCGCGTGATGGCCTGGCTTTTCGACCGTTCGATGGTGGTGCCGGAGGATATACAGGAAGTCTTCATCGAAACCGTGGCCCACCGCCTCTGTTTTCAGCCGATCTATGAGATCCGGCGATCACAACTTGCACGCGAACTGCTCTCGAAGATCATCCGGACGATTGCAGCTCCATGA
- a CDS encoding Conserved hypothetical protein; putative mxaS, involved in methanol dehydrogenase (Evidence 4 : Homologs of previously reported genes of unknown function), with product MKPMTSGPASTPPIEIGEFHYRLRWRTRGARPGCHPSRQPGGGVEFRGHASILHHPDPRRLDVRATLRDPHHELLVRIFQQRSAIPVYVVADLTTSMRFRGGLDKWLNLIGFCASVAHSCRRTGDLFGFIGWDTRVRRDLLLPAGYAGTASETLIRRLLEYRGGGAGIQGLCEAGEFLPRARSLVFLVSDFHVSLHELDRTLSPLARHDMVPVVLWDRSELENLPPRGLVRVRDLENGRERLLWMRPVLRDACREALEHRREALRRTFLRYGRPPFFVYDRFDPDDLTRYFLETS from the coding sequence ATGAAACCGATGACGTCCGGCCCAGCCTCGACGCCGCCGATCGAGATCGGAGAGTTTCACTATCGGCTTCGGTGGCGTACTCGAGGCGCCCGCCCGGGCTGTCATCCAAGCCGGCAACCCGGCGGAGGTGTTGAGTTTCGCGGCCACGCGTCCATCCTGCACCACCCCGACCCGAGACGTCTCGATGTCCGTGCAACGCTGCGGGACCCTCATCATGAACTGCTGGTTCGGATCTTCCAGCAAAGGAGCGCCATCCCGGTCTACGTCGTTGCCGATCTCACCACCTCCATGCGGTTTCGCGGCGGTTTAGACAAGTGGCTCAACCTTATCGGTTTCTGCGCCTCGGTGGCCCATTCCTGCCGTCGAACCGGCGATCTGTTCGGTTTTATCGGATGGGACACGAGGGTCAGACGCGACCTGCTTCTCCCTGCCGGTTATGCGGGCACGGCGTCGGAGACCCTGATTCGGCGCCTGCTGGAATACCGTGGTGGCGGCGCCGGAATCCAGGGACTGTGCGAGGCGGGAGAGTTTCTCCCTCGCGCCCGTTCGCTTGTCTTCCTGGTCTCCGATTTCCATGTGTCCCTGCATGAGCTCGACAGGACCCTCTCACCGCTGGCCCGCCACGACATGGTTCCGGTCGTGCTGTGGGATCGCAGCGAGCTCGAGAACCTGCCACCGCGCGGTCTGGTCAGGGTTCGCGATCTCGAGAACGGGCGCGAGCGTCTGCTCTGGATGCGACCGGTGTTGCGCGACGCCTGTCGGGAGGCGCTGGAGCACCGGCGGGAGGCCCTGAGGCGCACCTTCCTCCGCTACGGCAGACCTCCGTTCTTTGTGTACGATCGTTTCGATCCGGATGACCTGACGCGTTATTTTCTCGAAACCTCATAG
- a CDS encoding Putative mxaA protein, involved in Ca2+ insertion in methanol dehydrogenase (Evidence 3 : Function proposed based on presence of conserved amino acid motif, structural feature or limited homology; Product type pf : putative factor): MIKVPFVILLFSPMLMLALPFTSVAHSDPSPQNGPIVRLEFDTFHPFGIMIGDIVTHTARIEVRQPFQLQRSSLPIKGPLARWLDLRDLTVHEQRTGADILYSLSVSYQVFRGVMEVRPLAIPPIPLRFQAGNETITFSIPEWRFTASPILPILLGRTDRGIRPLPERKPEELDLTAYSIRLSALAVGSGLSLLTLAYSLGMASFLPRGRGPFARCLKHLKRLHRTDADPEQYREAFRCLHRALNEANGRVLFIEGLREFTERHPAFKGLRDEIEIFFAHSRQLFFDVHPQAAAGRYPLSRLITLCRLCRDAERGIW; this comes from the coding sequence ATGATCAAGGTGCCTTTCGTTATCCTCCTGTTCTCGCCGATGCTCATGCTCGCGCTGCCGTTCACCTCCGTCGCACACTCAGACCCCTCTCCGCAGAACGGTCCGATCGTCCGTTTGGAGTTTGATACCTTTCACCCTTTCGGAATCATGATCGGCGACATCGTCACCCATACCGCCCGCATCGAGGTAAGGCAACCTTTTCAACTGCAACGGAGTTCGCTCCCGATCAAAGGGCCCCTGGCCCGTTGGCTCGATCTGAGGGACCTGACCGTTCACGAACAACGAACGGGGGCCGACATCCTCTATTCCCTGTCGGTGTCGTACCAGGTCTTTCGAGGCGTCATGGAGGTCAGGCCGCTTGCCATACCACCCATCCCGCTCAGGTTTCAGGCCGGCAACGAGACGATCACCTTTTCGATCCCCGAGTGGCGCTTTACCGCCTCGCCGATTCTTCCGATCCTCCTCGGGAGGACGGATCGAGGGATCCGTCCTCTTCCCGAGCGTAAGCCTGAAGAGCTTGACCTGACCGCTTACTCGATTCGTCTGAGCGCCCTCGCGGTCGGTTCCGGCCTCTCGCTGCTCACGCTCGCCTACAGTCTTGGGATGGCCTCGTTTCTGCCGCGCGGGCGGGGTCCTTTTGCCCGCTGTCTCAAACACCTCAAACGGCTGCACCGTACCGACGCCGATCCCGAGCAGTACCGGGAGGCGTTCCGCTGCCTGCATCGCGCCCTCAACGAGGCGAATGGGCGTGTCCTCTTCATTGAAGGGCTCCGGGAATTCACAGAACGGCATCCTGCCTTCAAGGGTCTGCGCGATGAGATCGAGATCTTCTTCGCCCACTCCCGCCAACTCTTTTTCGACGTCCACCCGCAGGCCGCGGCGGGCCGCTATCCTCTTTCCCGCCTGATCACGCTGTGCCGTCTGTGCCGGGACGCCGAACGGGGGATCTGGTGA
- a CDS encoding Putative mxaC protein, involved in Ca2+ insertion in methanol dehydrogenase (Evidence 3 : Function proposed based on presence of conserved amino acid motif, structural feature or limited homology; Product type pf : putative factor): MNLSVDSPYLLSLALLALLPLWLHGHRRLSYPWLSVIPPDPISTVIGIGIRIMAALGILALTLGIAGLHLEGETIERIGQGTQIVLVLDKSSSMDQTFAGRSATGSGQESKGRAARRLLAAFVSRRPTDLFSMVVFSTAPILVLPFNHSAEAIQAAIRAAESPGLAFTNVGRALGLALDGFKDLPQTGGRILLLVSDGAARIDDRTQQHLRTLFQQHRVNLLWIFLRTEGGPGIFDEPKDHLEVDTVPEYALHRYFQTLGVPYHAYQAESAEALDRAIRDVVLLANQPIRYQEQIPGGDLSGLCYAVASTLILGLVAVTCCEVRRWPG, encoded by the coding sequence GTGAACCTCTCGGTCGATTCCCCATACCTGCTCTCTCTGGCCCTGTTGGCCCTCCTGCCGCTCTGGCTCCACGGCCATCGGCGGCTCTCTTACCCCTGGCTTTCTGTGATCCCACCGGATCCGATCTCCACGGTCATCGGGATCGGGATCCGGATTATGGCGGCGCTCGGTATTCTGGCCCTGACGCTTGGGATAGCCGGTCTGCATCTCGAAGGAGAAACGATCGAGCGGATCGGACAGGGGACCCAGATCGTACTGGTTCTGGACAAGAGCAGCAGCATGGATCAGACCTTTGCAGGACGCTCCGCCACCGGCAGCGGCCAGGAATCGAAGGGGCGGGCCGCGCGACGTCTTCTGGCAGCGTTCGTGTCCCGACGTCCCACTGACCTCTTTAGTATGGTAGTCTTCAGCACAGCCCCCATCCTGGTCCTGCCGTTTAATCACTCCGCTGAGGCGATCCAGGCCGCGATCCGCGCGGCAGAGAGCCCCGGACTCGCCTTTACCAACGTGGGCAGGGCACTCGGATTAGCCCTCGACGGTTTCAAGGATCTTCCGCAGACCGGCGGCAGAATCCTGTTGTTGGTCTCGGACGGAGCCGCCAGGATCGACGACAGGACGCAGCAGCATCTCAGGACGCTATTTCAGCAGCACCGGGTTAACCTCCTCTGGATCTTCCTCCGGACTGAAGGCGGTCCAGGCATCTTTGATGAGCCGAAGGACCATTTAGAGGTCGATACGGTGCCTGAGTACGCGCTGCACCGCTACTTCCAGACGCTCGGGGTGCCGTACCATGCCTACCAGGCCGAAAGCGCCGAGGCGCTTGATCGGGCGATCCGCGATGTAGTGCTCCTTGCAAACCAGCCGATCCGCTATCAGGAGCAGATCCCTGGCGGAGATCTCTCAGGTCTCTGCTATGCCGTTGCTTCAACCCTCATTCTAGGTCTCGTGGCCGTCACCTGTTGTGAGGTGCGACGATGGCCGGGGTAG
- a CDS encoding Putative mxaK protein, involved in Ca2+ insertion into methanol dehydrogenase (Evidence 3 : Function proposed based on presence of conserved amino acid motif, structural feature or limited homology; Product type pf : putative factor), whose product MAGVGRKRLPWILGAVCLVLVIFTVREAQHLRHLQVYQRAIRNGSILTLPATAEIPEATFARAWMLSQSGREQQALMLYEALGQSRDPVLRAQAKYQIGALLLRQATDLLEAQGQSAVTKVAPLIEIAKEALREVLRHDSRDREAKYNLELALRLLPELERSDRARDEPAKEEKGDWTSIPGLPEGMP is encoded by the coding sequence ATGGCCGGGGTAGGCCGCAAGCGTCTTCCCTGGATCCTGGGAGCGGTCTGCCTCGTCCTGGTGATCTTCACTGTGCGAGAGGCTCAGCATTTGCGGCATTTGCAGGTGTATCAGCGGGCGATCCGGAACGGGTCCATTCTCACCCTTCCGGCAACTGCGGAGATTCCTGAGGCGACCTTTGCAAGGGCCTGGATGCTCAGTCAGAGCGGTCGGGAGCAGCAGGCCCTCATGCTGTACGAGGCTCTCGGACAGAGCCGAGATCCGGTCCTCCGGGCGCAAGCGAAGTATCAGATCGGGGCGCTCCTGCTCCGACAGGCCACCGACCTCCTGGAAGCACAAGGGCAATCGGCCGTCACAAAGGTTGCTCCACTGATTGAGATCGCCAAGGAAGCGCTTCGAGAGGTGTTGCGCCACGACAGTCGCGATCGGGAGGCCAAATACAATCTGGAACTGGCGCTCCGTTTACTTCCGGAGTTGGAACGGAGCGATCGCGCGCGCGACGAGCCGGCGAAGGAGGAAAAAGGCGATTGGACCTCTATTCCAGGTCTTCCCGAAGGAATGCCATGA
- a CDS encoding Putative fused mxaL and mxaD proteins, involved in Ca2+ insertion into methanol dehydrogenase (Evidence 3 : Function proposed based on presence of conserved amino acid motif, structural feature or limited homology; Product type pf : putative factor), whose translation MTPARDDRRGRGDLRLRCLVLAFLVLGVVYIHPTRFMPQRVIRAVFVIDITQSMNTRDAALHGSPVDRLTFTKRTVQDTIRWLPCRSEVGLAVFTERRVVLLFEPLEVCEQRALLLSAVSAIDWRMAWAADSRIAAGVYDAVTQVTRLASQPRLLFFTDGQEAPPIMPGFEPRFEGKPGEVNGLIIGIGGQTPAEIPKFDEEGRLIGHWTADDTGRFPSVGTPTLSVAEMGTAGETGSDGALLRNAPQRPSEGLPTHLSWLHETYLMELARTTGLQYIRLNTPNELRSRLLAPPLARTEAVRVDMRRIFAFGALVLILIGYTIIPTFRLLAAPSATGEERHLWPLPPVRPNALQPHEEKTRMKTLLYSIIGIALCTTSVAYAHGPTPQKLEEHISIQGPPEQVWAAVKEFGAPATWHPMLKQTTAHGGNTAGRAERVVTLPSGGTITEGLDEYDEGRRYMAWRLLKENKEAFPVSFYTVSIEVRRANGGSDVEWLSRFYRADTGNSPPPEYSDEAAIKAMTEFAQSGLENLKKRIETEK comes from the coding sequence ATGACTCCCGCGCGCGACGATCGAAGAGGGCGTGGCGATCTACGTTTGCGGTGTCTTGTTCTGGCGTTTCTCGTGCTGGGCGTCGTGTACATCCATCCCACACGATTTATGCCCCAACGCGTCATTCGTGCCGTCTTTGTCATCGATATCACGCAGAGTATGAATACCAGGGATGCGGCTCTTCATGGTAGTCCGGTCGATCGCCTCACTTTTACGAAGCGTACCGTTCAGGACACCATCCGATGGCTGCCATGCCGATCAGAGGTGGGACTCGCCGTCTTCACGGAGCGGCGGGTCGTCCTTCTGTTTGAGCCGCTCGAGGTCTGCGAACAGAGGGCTCTCCTGCTCTCCGCCGTGTCCGCGATCGACTGGCGAATGGCCTGGGCGGCCGACAGCCGCATCGCGGCGGGCGTCTACGATGCGGTCACGCAGGTGACGCGGCTTGCATCACAGCCGAGGCTCCTGTTTTTCACTGACGGACAGGAGGCGCCCCCGATCATGCCGGGATTTGAGCCCCGCTTCGAAGGAAAGCCGGGGGAGGTGAATGGATTGATCATCGGGATCGGCGGGCAGACCCCTGCCGAGATTCCGAAATTCGACGAGGAGGGCCGGCTGATCGGCCACTGGACCGCCGACGATACCGGCCGTTTCCCCAGTGTCGGGACCCCGACGCTCTCAGTCGCAGAGATGGGCACGGCAGGCGAGACGGGATCGGATGGAGCCCTCCTTCGTAATGCGCCGCAACGCCCAAGTGAGGGCTTGCCGACTCACCTCTCCTGGCTCCATGAGACCTACCTGATGGAACTCGCGAGGACAACAGGTCTTCAGTATATCAGGCTCAACACGCCGAATGAGCTTCGGTCTCGCCTGCTCGCCCCGCCCCTCGCGCGTACGGAGGCCGTCAGGGTCGATATGCGCCGGATCTTCGCCTTTGGCGCGCTTGTCCTCATCCTGATCGGCTATACGATCATCCCAACATTCCGATTACTTGCGGCCCCTTCCGCAACAGGTGAAGAACGACACCTGTGGCCGCTGCCCCCGGTTCGCCCAAACGCCTTACAACCTCATGAGGAGAAAACAAGAATGAAGACACTGCTGTACTCCATAATCGGCATCGCGCTCTGCACGACCTCGGTTGCCTATGCGCACGGACCGACGCCGCAGAAGCTCGAGGAGCACATTTCTATCCAGGGACCACCCGAGCAGGTGTGGGCTGCGGTCAAAGAATTCGGTGCGCCGGCAACCTGGCATCCGATGCTGAAGCAGACCACGGCTCACGGCGGCAATACCGCAGGCCGGGCGGAACGGGTGGTGACGTTGCCGAGCGGCGGTACGATCACCGAAGGTCTGGATGAGTACGATGAGGGACGACGCTACATGGCCTGGCGTCTGCTGAAGGAGAACAAGGAAGCGTTCCCGGTCAGCTTTTATACCGTCTCGATTGAGGTGAGGCGGGCCAATGGGGGCAGTGACGTGGAATGGTTGTCGCGATTTTATCGCGCCGATACCGGCAACTCTCCTCCCCCCGAATACAGTGATGAGGCGGCGATCAAAGCGATGACGGAGTTTGCTCAGTCGGGTCTCGAGAATCTCAAGAAGCGCATCGAAACAGAGAAGTGA
- a CDS encoding conserved hypothetical protein; putative mxaE, involved in methanol dehydrogenase (mxaE1) (Evidence 4 : Homologs of previously reported genes of unknown function), translating into MCRRSRLFRLASAALLFGVGTTASVRAEYAYITNQGDDSVSVVNIEKGEVIATIAVADAPVGVATTPDGTHLYITHPEAGLISEIDTVTRTVVKTIDTGGQPFGIAVDDTAPVAGNNAQTRRLLFVTDWSRNAVMTVDPVRGVVIDLIHAGKSPAGIALDRRARRVFVANRESNTLTVLDADVPRRYADIPTGRAPFAVALVPNGERVYVGNVQSGELTVIDAKALDVVATVKVGRFPYGIAVTPDGARVVVANQQDHNITIVDALSLRTVGNIRVGRHPDGVDITGDGSHALIANWFDDSISIIDLSTLKERTRVKAGKGCRAFGSFIVRNR; encoded by the coding sequence ATGTGTCGGCGTTCACGTCTGTTCCGTCTTGCATCGGCGGCGCTTCTGTTTGGCGTCGGCACCACGGCATCGGTACGGGCCGAGTATGCCTACATTACCAACCAGGGCGACGACAGCGTCTCAGTCGTGAATATCGAGAAAGGGGAAGTCATCGCGACCATCGCGGTAGCCGATGCGCCTGTGGGTGTGGCGACCACACCGGACGGTACGCATCTGTACATCACGCACCCCGAGGCGGGACTCATCTCGGAAATCGATACCGTGACACGAACGGTAGTAAAGACCATCGACACCGGGGGGCAGCCATTTGGTATTGCGGTTGACGACACCGCCCCGGTCGCCGGCAACAACGCGCAGACCCGCCGGTTACTCTTTGTCACTGATTGGAGCCGCAACGCCGTTATGACTGTAGACCCGGTGAGAGGAGTGGTGATCGATCTGATCCATGCTGGAAAGTCGCCCGCCGGGATCGCCCTCGACCGAAGGGCGCGGCGCGTATTTGTCGCTAACCGCGAGAGCAATACGCTCACGGTGCTGGATGCGGATGTGCCGCGCAGGTATGCGGACATACCGACAGGCCGGGCGCCTTTCGCTGTGGCGCTGGTGCCCAACGGGGAGCGCGTGTACGTCGGCAATGTGCAGAGCGGGGAACTGACCGTGATTGACGCGAAAGCGCTCGATGTGGTTGCAACGGTCAAGGTCGGCCGCTTTCCTTACGGCATCGCCGTTACGCCTGACGGCGCGCGCGTCGTCGTTGCCAACCAGCAGGACCACAACATCACGATAGTGGATGCCTTGTCGCTGCGTACGGTCGGCAACATCCGTGTCGGTCGCCATCCCGACGGGGTGGATATCACCGGTGACGGCAGCCATGCACTGATCGCAAACTGGTTCGATGACTCGATTTCCATTATCGATCTCAGCACACTGAAGGAGCGAACGCGAGTCAAGGCTGGAAAGGGGTGCCGCGCCTTTGGGTCATTTATCGTGCGTAATCGATAG
- the mxaF gene encoding Methanol dehydrogenase large subunit homolog (mxaF2) (Evidence 2a : Function of homologous gene experimentally demonstrated in an other organism; Product type e : enzyme), translated as MGKPLSGSTMAGMIAGALMLAIASGSALANEEIVRASKNPDLWPAPGRDLAMTRHSPLKDINTANVGKLQMMWSQSTGALRGHQGQPIVVEVAGTPMMFFVSPWPNIVQALDLSDPDHPKQVWNYKKKTDRDELAVTRACCDTINRGLNYADGKVVFHTLDGYVIALDAKTGKEIWTVKHAWSDKGETITGPTLIAENKVIIGFGGDEFAARGRVTAYDLKTGKQVWNCHSTGSDKDVCLTPETNKANPHYGTYGKNLGMITYPNDEWKIGGGAPWEWFTYDPELRLVYVPTGNPGHWSPSYRCGETGANLTHEKCNQYDPELRSGRWDNKWAMTIFARKIDTGEAVWAYQMTTFDQWDYDGVNEPVLVDMKVDGKMRKTLVHFDRNGFAYVLDRADGTLLRAHKFFPLNWAEKVDLKTGRPVKIKEHSPFARHVSTQVCPSSLGAKNQQPIAIDPKEPHIAYVATNWWCMEYEPQERTHTQQGMLYVFANVFTYPIEKGVASKVQKFNVLTGETEWAIPDAYPDWGGMLTTDGDLLFYGSLSGDFRAVDRKSGKVLWSRKLGSGIIGNPITYKIKGKQYVSVLAGIGGWIGLPVTAELDFDDKYGAIGATAMAKLTGLDKIPQGGVLYTFRID; from the coding sequence ATGGGGAAGCCGTTATCCGGTTCTACGATGGCAGGCATGATCGCCGGCGCGCTCATGCTGGCTATCGCTTCTGGCAGTGCGCTCGCCAATGAAGAGATCGTTCGGGCGAGCAAAAATCCTGATCTGTGGCCCGCGCCGGGCCGGGATCTGGCCATGACGCGTCATAGCCCGCTCAAAGACATCAATACCGCCAACGTCGGGAAGCTGCAGATGATGTGGTCGCAATCCACCGGTGCGTTGCGTGGCCATCAGGGTCAGCCGATCGTGGTCGAGGTGGCTGGAACGCCGATGATGTTTTTTGTGAGTCCCTGGCCGAATATCGTGCAGGCGTTGGACCTGTCCGATCCTGATCATCCGAAGCAGGTGTGGAACTACAAGAAGAAAACCGACCGTGATGAGTTGGCGGTGACTCGCGCGTGTTGCGATACGATTAACCGGGGCCTGAACTATGCCGACGGCAAGGTGGTCTTTCATACCCTCGACGGATATGTCATCGCGCTGGACGCCAAGACCGGCAAAGAGATTTGGACGGTCAAGCATGCCTGGTCGGATAAGGGTGAAACGATTACCGGCCCGACGCTGATCGCCGAGAATAAGGTCATCATCGGGTTCGGCGGCGACGAGTTCGCCGCGCGCGGCCGGGTGACCGCGTATGACCTGAAGACCGGCAAGCAGGTGTGGAACTGCCACAGCACCGGGTCCGACAAGGATGTGTGCCTGACCCCGGAGACCAACAAGGCCAATCCGCATTACGGGACGTACGGCAAGAACCTCGGCATGATCACCTATCCCAATGACGAGTGGAAGATCGGCGGTGGCGCGCCCTGGGAATGGTTTACCTATGACCCGGAGTTGAGGCTCGTGTACGTGCCGACGGGCAACCCCGGGCACTGGAGTCCATCCTATCGGTGCGGTGAAACCGGCGCAAACCTGACTCACGAAAAGTGTAACCAATACGACCCCGAGTTGCGCAGCGGCAGATGGGACAACAAGTGGGCGATGACGATCTTCGCCAGAAAGATCGATACCGGCGAGGCGGTATGGGCGTACCAGATGACCACCTTCGACCAGTGGGACTACGACGGCGTCAACGAACCCGTCCTGGTGGACATGAAGGTCGACGGCAAAATGCGCAAGACGCTGGTCCACTTCGACCGTAACGGGTTTGCCTATGTGCTTGACCGTGCCGATGGGACTCTGTTGCGCGCGCATAAGTTTTTCCCCCTCAACTGGGCCGAGAAGGTCGACCTCAAGACCGGCCGTCCGGTGAAGATCAAGGAGCATTCGCCCTTCGCTCGTCATGTCAGCACGCAGGTCTGCCCGTCTTCGCTTGGCGCCAAGAACCAACAACCGATTGCGATCGATCCCAAAGAACCGCACATCGCCTATGTGGCGACCAACTGGTGGTGCATGGAATACGAGCCGCAAGAGCGCACCCACACCCAGCAGGGCATGCTCTATGTCTTTGCGAACGTCTTCACGTATCCGATCGAGAAGGGTGTCGCGAGCAAGGTGCAGAAGTTCAACGTGCTGACCGGCGAGACCGAGTGGGCTATTCCGGATGCCTATCCGGACTGGGGCGGCATGCTGACGACCGATGGCGACCTACTGTTCTACGGCAGCCTGAGCGGAGATTTTCGCGCGGTCGATCGGAAGTCCGGCAAGGTCCTGTGGAGCCGTAAACTGGGCTCCGGCATCATCGGCAACCCGATCACGTACAAGATCAAGGGCAAGCAGTACGTGTCGGTATTGGCCGGTATCGGCGGCTGGATCGGTCTGCCGGTGACGGCCGAGCTCGACTTTGACGACAAGTATGGAGCCATCGGCGCCACCGCTATGGCCAAGCTGACCGGGCTCGATAAGATTCCGCAGGGTGGCGTGCTCTACACCTTCCGTATCGATTGA